A section of the Thermotoga caldifontis AZM44c09 genome encodes:
- the mutS gene encoding DNA mismatch repair protein MutS — MSSLKLTPMMQQYMEIKSKYKDAILLFRLGDFYEAFFEDAKIVSEKLDIVLTQRQGAPMAGVPYHALNSYLKRLVQLGYKVAICDQMEDPATAKGLVRREVTRIVTPGTLLEEELLEGSSNNYLVVVCRQNGSYIAAGADVSTAETFWTSTKDLDELCDLLRSIGTSQVLYEPSLRKELEGKFAENVVLEPLQDWHLNPSNADQDIAQAFSIAIVDHLELSEGKLAFAALVRYIRYTLMSERIFLKPPKALRSNEYVFLDATTVEQLGLVAKNGQASLYDVLNFTKTSMGARLLKQWLLQPLRDRQKIEWRLDRVEALVKDQLLLNELREYLASVKDLQRILSRLEYNKTSVKDLLHVRSTLAVAPSIRDALRTNEAFEPMWDMDCLEDLHDELGRALEEEPSVNVGEGKVIRTGYDRELDELKSLVFNAEDFLRQIEQRERIRTGISNLRIGYNEVFGYYIEITKSNLSRVPKDYVRKQTLVNCERFVTEELKQLEERILSAKEKLEKREKELFEGLCLKVKENSPRLAHLADVLAALDVLCSLAMAAVRYNYVRPVFSDGKLILRESRHPIVERKVENFVPNDLELDEKNSFVILTGPNMSGKSTFIRQIGLIAVMAQMGSFVPAKEAVLPIFDRVFAKMGVRDDVVAGRSTFLTEMNEVAKIVYHATKDSLVLLDEVGRGTSTFDGISIAWAVSEYVHNRIGCKCIFATHFTELTELANLYEGILNKTIQVMEEGGSIVFLHRVIDGVADKIYGIEVARIAGLPQEIVDRAREVLETISEKSELESRLRVVSSERLRRIKRRKIHPDQSTLW; from the coding sequence GTGAGTTCTTTGAAACTCACCCCCATGATGCAGCAGTACATGGAGATAAAGTCCAAATACAAAGACGCGATCCTCCTGTTCCGTCTGGGCGATTTCTACGAAGCCTTCTTCGAAGATGCGAAGATCGTCTCCGAAAAACTCGACATCGTTCTCACGCAGCGACAGGGAGCACCTATGGCGGGTGTTCCTTACCACGCGTTGAACTCGTATTTGAAGAGACTCGTTCAGCTCGGCTACAAGGTCGCCATATGTGACCAGATGGAAGATCCCGCAACCGCGAAGGGTCTGGTGCGCAGAGAGGTCACCAGGATCGTCACACCGGGAACTCTGCTCGAGGAGGAACTCCTCGAAGGAAGTTCGAACAATTACCTCGTTGTGGTTTGCAGGCAGAACGGGTCCTACATCGCCGCGGGCGCGGACGTCTCTACTGCTGAGACCTTCTGGACCTCCACGAAGGATCTGGACGAACTGTGCGATCTTTTGAGGTCGATAGGTACGAGCCAGGTGCTCTACGAACCATCGTTGAGGAAGGAACTCGAGGGAAAGTTCGCGGAGAACGTCGTGCTCGAACCTCTGCAGGACTGGCACCTGAACCCTTCGAACGCGGACCAGGATATAGCACAGGCGTTCTCAATCGCCATAGTCGATCATCTGGAGCTTTCGGAAGGGAAACTCGCCTTCGCCGCGCTGGTCAGGTACATCCGTTACACCCTCATGTCCGAGCGGATCTTTCTCAAGCCTCCGAAGGCTCTCAGATCGAACGAATACGTCTTCCTCGACGCCACGACGGTGGAACAGCTCGGACTCGTTGCGAAGAACGGCCAGGCGAGCCTGTACGACGTGCTGAACTTCACGAAAACTTCCATGGGGGCTCGTCTCTTGAAACAGTGGTTGCTCCAGCCTCTCAGAGACAGACAGAAGATAGAGTGGAGATTGGACAGAGTCGAAGCGCTGGTGAAAGATCAGCTCTTGCTCAACGAACTGAGAGAATACCTCGCCTCCGTGAAGGACCTTCAGAGGATTCTGAGCCGACTCGAGTACAACAAAACCAGTGTGAAGGACTTGCTGCACGTCAGATCAACCTTGGCCGTGGCCCCGTCGATCAGAGACGCGTTGCGGACAAACGAAGCGTTCGAACCGATGTGGGACATGGACTGTCTGGAAGATCTCCACGACGAGCTGGGCAGGGCACTCGAAGAGGAACCTTCTGTCAACGTTGGAGAGGGAAAGGTCATCAGAACAGGTTACGATCGGGAACTCGACGAGCTGAAGAGTCTGGTCTTCAACGCCGAAGACTTTCTGAGGCAGATAGAGCAGAGGGAGAGGATTCGAACCGGCATAAGCAATCTGCGCATCGGCTACAACGAGGTGTTCGGATACTACATAGAGATCACCAAGTCGAACCTGTCGAGGGTGCCGAAAGACTACGTTAGGAAACAGACGCTCGTCAACTGCGAGCGGTTCGTCACCGAAGAACTGAAGCAACTCGAGGAAAGGATACTCTCCGCGAAGGAGAAACTGGAAAAGAGAGAAAAGGAACTGTTCGAAGGACTCTGTTTGAAAGTCAAAGAGAATTCTCCACGCCTTGCACACCTCGCCGACGTTCTCGCCGCACTCGACGTGCTGTGCTCGCTCGCCATGGCGGCCGTTCGGTACAACTACGTCAGGCCCGTCTTTTCGGACGGCAAACTGATCCTCAGAGAATCGAGACATCCCATCGTCGAGAGGAAGGTGGAGAATTTCGTTCCCAACGATTTAGAACTGGACGAAAAAAATTCCTTCGTGATCCTGACAGGACCGAACATGAGCGGAAAGTCGACCTTCATCAGGCAGATAGGTCTGATCGCGGTCATGGCACAGATGGGCAGTTTCGTGCCCGCGAAGGAAGCTGTGCTGCCCATCTTCGACAGGGTCTTCGCGAAGATGGGTGTGCGCGACGACGTTGTGGCTGGAAGGAGCACGTTCTTGACGGAGATGAACGAGGTGGCGAAGATCGTCTACCACGCAACGAAAGACAGTTTAGTTTTGCTCGACGAGGTGGGCAGGGGTACGAGCACCTTCGACGGCATCAGCATCGCGTGGGCGGTGAGCGAGTACGTACACAACAGGATCGGATGCAAGTGCATCTTCGCAACGCACTTCACCGAGCTGACGGAGTTGGCGAACCTCTACGAAGGCATCCTGAACAAGACCATCCAGGTCATGGAGGAAGGCGGTTCGATCGTGTTTCTGCACAGGGTGATCGACGGGGTGGCGGACAAAATCTACGGTATCGAAGTCGCGCGCATAGCCGGTCTTCCTCAGGAGATCGTCGACAGGGCCCGCGAGGTTTTGGAAACCATATCGGAAAAGAGTGAACTGGAAAGCAGGCTCCGCGTCGTTTCGAGTGAGAGGTTGAGAAGGATCAAAAGGAGGAAGATCCATCCAGATCAATCCACGCTGTGGTGA
- the clpP gene encoding ATP-dependent Clp endopeptidase proteolytic subunit ClpP has product MSLDPTAQLIPMVIESTGRYERAYDIYSRLLKDRIVFLGYPIDDHTANLVVAQLLFLEAEDPDKDIHLYINSPGGSVTAGLAIYDTMQYVKCDVVTICVGQAASMAAVLLASGTKGKRFALPNARIMLHQPLGGAEGPVKDVEIITKELLRIKNLINKILSEKTGQPIERIEKDTDRDFFMDAYEALQYGLIDKVIEPKRR; this is encoded by the coding sequence ATGAGTCTGGATCCAACAGCCCAGCTCATACCGATGGTGATTGAATCGACGGGGCGTTACGAGCGTGCCTACGACATATATTCTCGACTCCTGAAGGACCGGATCGTCTTCCTCGGCTATCCTATAGACGATCACACCGCGAACTTGGTGGTCGCGCAGTTGCTTTTCCTCGAAGCTGAAGATCCCGACAAAGACATCCATCTGTACATCAACAGCCCCGGAGGTTCGGTCACGGCCGGACTCGCGATCTATGACACGATGCAGTACGTCAAGTGCGACGTCGTGACCATATGCGTCGGTCAGGCAGCGTCCATGGCGGCCGTCCTGCTGGCGAGCGGCACGAAAGGGAAGCGTTTCGCACTTCCGAACGCCAGGATCATGCTGCACCAGCCCCTGGGTGGGGCGGAAGGACCGGTTAAGGACGTCGAGATCATCACGAAGGAACTGCTCAGGATAAAGAACCTCATCAACAAGATCCTCAGCGAGAAGACCGGCCAGCCCATAGAGCGTATCGAGAAGGACACCGACCGCGACTTCTTCATGGACGCGTACGAAGCCCTCCAGTACGGACTCATAGACAAGGTGATCGAGCCGAAGAGAAGGTGA
- the tig gene encoding trigger factor: protein MEKNTVSVDQNVVTYEYLFSEEEKRAAESVALKRIARDVEVPGFRKGKVPEFIVRARFPETLKSETLEELMNRIAEDLKDEDLILPIYPVDIQLDENSAKFVIEVHRRPAVELKPFEEFELKRIDKPSVLARYVEERLKELQQEHAIVQPKDGPAEYTDLVRVKLTISTDGKVLVDGKETEYVLHEDDDRPVVTELVGKKVGDVVEFDKTFEDGKTYHYRIELLQVNSRTLPDISDEFARTVGSQYETLQQLKEALEKEGSEIYERDIKRFLQGQAIDTLIRTSELKISDKTLERLAKRALENIKSNREEYERLLKDYDNDEQKALDAMKRYYLSELRAEYAIAEAVAQNGVEVSDEEIMAQAEKLAPAWGISVERAKALLRNRKDIYEEVRYELIKEKLADKILEKCRIVDVKPEEVNTNESGSNSPAHTDGD, encoded by the coding sequence ATGGAGAAGAACACCGTGAGCGTTGATCAAAACGTTGTGACGTACGAATACCTGTTCAGCGAAGAAGAAAAACGCGCGGCGGAGTCTGTTGCGTTGAAGAGAATCGCGCGCGACGTCGAAGTGCCGGGTTTCAGGAAAGGAAAAGTCCCCGAGTTCATCGTTCGGGCGAGGTTTCCTGAAACGCTGAAGTCCGAAACGCTCGAGGAACTCATGAACCGTATCGCAGAAGATCTGAAGGACGAAGACCTCATTCTCCCCATCTATCCTGTAGACATCCAGCTGGACGAAAACAGCGCGAAGTTCGTCATAGAGGTTCACAGAAGACCCGCCGTTGAGCTGAAACCTTTCGAGGAGTTCGAACTGAAGAGAATCGATAAACCTTCAGTGCTGGCGAGGTACGTTGAAGAAAGGCTCAAAGAACTCCAGCAGGAGCACGCGATCGTCCAACCCAAGGACGGTCCCGCAGAGTACACGGACCTCGTTCGTGTGAAGCTCACGATCTCAACCGACGGCAAGGTGCTCGTGGACGGGAAAGAGACCGAGTACGTACTGCACGAGGATGACGATCGTCCCGTTGTGACGGAGCTCGTAGGTAAGAAGGTCGGCGATGTGGTCGAGTTCGACAAGACCTTCGAAGACGGCAAGACCTACCACTACAGGATAGAACTCCTTCAGGTGAACAGCAGGACCCTGCCGGACATCTCCGATGAGTTCGCCAGGACGGTGGGCTCGCAGTACGAAACGCTCCAGCAACTCAAAGAGGCGCTCGAAAAAGAGGGAAGCGAAATCTACGAAAGGGACATAAAGAGGTTCCTCCAAGGCCAGGCCATAGACACGCTGATCAGAACGAGCGAGCTCAAAATCTCAGACAAAACCCTCGAACGACTCGCGAAGCGCGCGCTCGAAAACATCAAATCCAACCGTGAGGAGTACGAAAGACTCTTGAAGGACTACGACAACGACGAACAGAAAGCCCTCGATGCCATGAAGCGTTATTATCTGAGCGAACTGAGAGCCGAGTACGCCATCGCGGAAGCCGTCGCGCAGAATGGTGTTGAGGTCAGCGACGAAGAAATCATGGCGCAGGCCGAAAAGCTCGCACCCGCATGGGGCATCTCGGTGGAGCGCGCGAAGGCGCTTCTGAGAAACAGAAAGGACATCTACGAAGAGGTTCGCTACGAGCTCATCAAGGAGAAACTCGCGGACAAAATTTTGGAGAAATGCAGGATCGTGGACGTGAAACCCGAGGAGGTGAACACGAATGAGTCTGGATCCAACAGCCCAGCTCATACCGATGGTGATTGA
- a CDS encoding FlgD immunoglobulin-like domain containing protein yields MRRAWILLLALVCIAAFADYVVVVRAEPLSWVYVDGMYKGMTNLDGVLVLTFQSAGQYRITVTKAFYLPFETVLVVTQPGQTIVQVPLRRAGQLRVFSNVYPVEVYAEDLYLGTVRSVRDTILVPEGSQYLTFKASGYQPQTLLVNVAYSRESTVNLTLIEEALVVNLKVEPKTFSPNNDWYQDTTTFYVYLSKPADLEIRVLDRSGRTVWTRSLKAKAGTNTVVWYGTDVEDGEYVVEAVARTAEETYTARETVLVDRSTYTYTKEKILTISAIGLGAVLLMLLISASR; encoded by the coding sequence GTGAGGCGAGCCTGGATTCTGTTGCTGGCGCTCGTTTGTATCGCTGCGTTTGCGGATTATGTCGTGGTGGTCAGGGCGGAACCGCTCAGCTGGGTGTACGTCGATGGGATGTACAAGGGTATGACGAATCTGGACGGAGTCCTCGTGCTCACGTTCCAGAGCGCTGGTCAGTACAGGATCACGGTGACCAAGGCGTTTTATCTGCCCTTCGAAACCGTTCTGGTGGTAACACAGCCCGGCCAGACCATCGTGCAAGTACCATTGAGACGCGCTGGACAGCTGAGGGTCTTTTCGAACGTGTATCCGGTCGAAGTCTACGCGGAAGATCTGTACCTTGGAACGGTCAGGAGCGTGAGAGACACCATCCTGGTTCCGGAAGGCAGTCAGTATCTGACGTTCAAAGCGAGTGGTTATCAACCACAGACGCTGCTCGTGAACGTAGCCTACTCGAGAGAATCCACGGTGAACCTGACACTGATCGAAGAAGCACTCGTCGTGAACCTGAAGGTGGAGCCGAAGACCTTCTCACCGAACAACGACTGGTACCAGGACACGACGACGTTCTACGTGTATCTTTCAAAACCTGCCGATCTGGAGATCCGTGTTCTGGATCGGTCTGGCAGGACCGTGTGGACGAGATCGCTCAAAGCTAAGGCAGGTACGAACACGGTGGTCTGGTACGGTACAGACGTGGAAGACGGCGAATACGTTGTGGAGGCGGTGGCGAGGACGGCTGAGGAGACGTACACCGCGAGAGAGACAGTGCTGGTGGATAGGAGCACTTACACGTACACCAAGGAGAAGATCTTGACCATATCCGCTATCGGTTTGGGAGCGGTTCTGTTGATGCTCTTGATCTCAGCTTCTCGATGA
- a CDS encoding radical SAM protein — MVERIEWFKGHLSSCRLCPIECGVDRRSQLGRCGVGDAAKLSSVVLHFGEEPPISGETGAGTIFFTGCNMRCVYCQNMNFSQRGLGVEVEVEELADFFLDLQRSGAKTLNLVTPTPNLIFTVEALWIARQRGFNLPVVYNTSSYEKLETLRMLEGIVDIYLADLRYADDATGMKYSKVPDYFSVASKALIEMHRQVGPFDEKKMKGLIVRHLVLPNDVARSRDVLDFVYFCLSPSVPVAIMSQYNPVFGARNDPVIGRRITKEEYERVVDYALELGLNGWMQTEEKKRVTVRPVASTYRVIEKLRSRASTEPLPNR; from the coding sequence ATGGTTGAGAGAATCGAATGGTTCAAGGGCCATCTCTCCAGCTGCAGACTGTGTCCAATTGAATGTGGTGTCGATCGTCGAAGCCAGCTCGGTCGGTGTGGTGTCGGTGACGCTGCAAAGCTGAGCAGCGTTGTTCTCCACTTCGGCGAGGAACCACCCATCAGCGGTGAAACCGGAGCGGGCACGATCTTCTTCACAGGTTGCAACATGCGTTGTGTCTACTGTCAGAACATGAACTTCAGTCAGAGAGGTCTGGGCGTTGAGGTGGAAGTGGAGGAGCTCGCGGATTTCTTTCTGGACCTTCAACGGAGTGGGGCGAAAACTTTGAACCTCGTCACGCCGACACCGAACCTGATCTTCACAGTTGAAGCGCTGTGGATCGCGAGGCAGAGGGGATTCAACCTGCCGGTGGTTTACAACACGAGCAGTTACGAGAAGTTGGAAACGCTCAGGATGCTCGAAGGGATCGTGGACATATACCTTGCCGATCTGAGGTACGCCGACGATGCAACCGGTATGAAATATTCCAAAGTTCCCGACTACTTCTCCGTGGCCAGCAAAGCATTGATCGAGATGCACCGGCAGGTCGGACCCTTCGATGAAAAAAAGATGAAGGGCTTGATCGTGCGCCATCTGGTGTTGCCCAACGATGTGGCGAGATCTCGAGACGTGCTGGATTTCGTCTACTTCTGCCTGTCCCCGTCCGTTCCGGTGGCGATCATGTCGCAGTACAACCCTGTCTTCGGAGCGAGGAACGATCCTGTCATAGGAAGAAGGATCACGAAAGAAGAATACGAGCGCGTCGTAGATTACGCACTCGAGCTCGGTTTGAACGGCTGGATGCAGACAGAAGAGAAGAAGAGGGTGACCGTCAGACCCGTCGCCTCCACCTACAGAGTCATCGAGAAGCTGAGATCAAGAGCATCAACAGAACCGCTCCCAAACCGATAG
- the murA gene encoding UDP-N-acetylglucosamine 1-carboxyvinyltransferase: MGKFIVHGGVRLEGSVKISGAKNAALPILAATILLDEPVIVRNVPDLMDVRTMLEILRSVGYGVRFEKNAVLVEPSADLKGEVPYELVRKMRASFNVLGPLAVKCGEACVSLPGGCSIGVRPVDFHLEGLQKLGFSIEIEHGVVKARREKKLQECYVSFPFPSVGATEHIMTTAALLDGTRTIIDNAAMEPEIVDLADFLVKCGAKVSGAGSRRIEVEGVGKLISCDHAIIPDRIEAGTYAIAAAATRGEVLLENVRPDHMMAAIDALRQSGAEVSVEKESIQVRMDKRPKPLKLQVTPYPGFPTDLQPQMIAYLSVAEGTSVIVETVFKSRFQHVDELRRLGARIELTDGTAIVYGVEKLQGTIVTATDLRAAAALVIAGLMAEGTTTVEEIDHIFRGYENLMEKLSKLGAVVEYQNG, translated from the coding sequence ATGGGCAAATTCATCGTTCATGGAGGAGTGAGGCTCGAGGGATCGGTGAAGATTTCGGGGGCGAAGAACGCGGCGCTGCCAATCCTTGCGGCCACAATTCTGCTCGACGAACCCGTCATTGTTCGTAATGTCCCAGATCTGATGGATGTACGCACGATGCTCGAAATCCTTCGGTCCGTGGGCTACGGAGTGAGGTTCGAAAAGAACGCGGTGCTCGTGGAACCTTCGGCGGATCTGAAGGGAGAAGTGCCTTACGAGCTCGTCAGGAAGATGCGAGCTTCCTTCAACGTTCTTGGACCACTCGCCGTGAAGTGTGGAGAAGCTTGCGTTTCTCTACCCGGTGGTTGTTCCATCGGTGTCAGACCAGTCGATTTTCACCTGGAGGGCCTTCAGAAACTCGGTTTCTCCATAGAGATAGAGCACGGAGTGGTCAAGGCCAGGAGAGAAAAGAAGTTGCAGGAATGCTACGTCTCTTTTCCGTTTCCGAGCGTCGGTGCGACCGAACACATAATGACGACCGCCGCCCTGCTCGACGGAACTAGAACGATCATCGATAACGCCGCCATGGAGCCGGAGATCGTCGATCTCGCAGATTTTCTCGTCAAGTGTGGTGCAAAGGTTTCCGGAGCAGGGAGCCGCAGAATAGAAGTCGAAGGTGTGGGAAAATTGATTTCGTGCGATCACGCGATCATTCCTGACCGGATCGAAGCGGGTACCTACGCGATCGCCGCCGCGGCGACGCGGGGTGAGGTGCTCTTAGAGAACGTTCGACCCGACCACATGATGGCCGCCATAGATGCGTTGAGGCAGTCCGGTGCAGAAGTGAGCGTTGAGAAAGAAAGTATTCAGGTGCGGATGGACAAGCGTCCGAAACCACTCAAGCTTCAGGTGACACCGTATCCAGGTTTCCCAACAGACCTTCAGCCACAGATGATCGCTTACCTGAGCGTGGCGGAAGGCACATCCGTGATCGTCGAAACCGTGTTCAAGTCACGATTTCAGCACGTTGACGAACTCCGCAGGCTCGGTGCACGGATAGAGTTGACGGACGGAACCGCCATCGTTTACGGGGTGGAGAAACTCCAGGGGACGATCGTGACCGCCACGGATCTCAGGGCCGCGGCCGCCCTGGTCATCGCCGGTTTGATGGCCGAAGGTACGACAACGGTGGAAGAAATCGATCACATCTTCAGAGGATACGAAAACCTGATGGAAAAACTCTCAAAACTCGGTGCAGTCGTGGAGTACCAGAATGGTTGA
- a CDS encoding diguanylate cyclase domain-containing protein: MQEKEELLKRIKMLEDQLEYYRSREAQMEQLIQEYNELIRRQFDLYDQFVRDIGTSKIIDPYTRVYSADHISKLIAYYHQRAFEENRSYGLILVRLVEKDENFEANLLALAKLLKNTVRVPMDSIGRLSEDTFAVLLTEINKENTRKVVERMKSFIDQQLAIPVKISFRCYPEDASNLEEMMREMYAEVS; encoded by the coding sequence GTGCAGGAAAAAGAAGAACTTCTCAAGAGGATCAAAATGCTGGAAGACCAGCTCGAGTACTACAGATCCCGCGAAGCGCAGATGGAACAGCTCATCCAGGAGTACAACGAGTTGATTCGAAGGCAGTTCGATCTCTACGATCAGTTCGTCCGCGACATCGGAACGAGTAAGATCATCGATCCCTACACACGTGTGTATTCGGCGGACCACATCAGCAAGCTGATAGCTTACTACCACCAGCGCGCGTTCGAAGAGAACCGCAGCTACGGTCTGATACTCGTCCGCTTGGTGGAGAAAGATGAGAACTTCGAAGCGAACCTGCTCGCCTTAGCGAAGCTTTTGAAGAACACGGTCCGGGTGCCCATGGACAGCATTGGAAGGCTCAGCGAGGACACCTTCGCCGTTTTGCTCACAGAGATCAACAAGGAGAACACGCGTAAGGTTGTCGAGAGGATGAAATCTTTCATCGATCAGCAACTGGCAATTCCGGTCAAAATCTCCTTCAGATGTTACCCAGAGGACGCCTCGAACCTCGAAGAGATGATGAGAGAAATGTACGCGGAGGTCAGCTGA
- the rpmE gene encoding 50S ribosomal protein L31, whose protein sequence is MKKGIHPEMKLLTVRCACGAEHKFYSTRDTVRIDVCSNCHPLYKGQGTTGLVIDTEGRIEKFKRRYEGVEY, encoded by the coding sequence ATGAAGAAAGGCATTCATCCGGAGATGAAGTTGCTGACGGTGAGATGTGCGTGTGGTGCGGAGCACAAATTCTACAGCACGAGGGACACGGTCAGGATAGATGTGTGCTCCAACTGTCATCCCCTGTACAAGGGACAGGGAACCACGGGCCTGGTGATAGACACCGAGGGTCGCATCGAGAAGTTCAAGCGTAGATACGAAGGCGTTGAGTATTGA
- a CDS encoding S1 RNA-binding domain-containing protein: MVKVGDVVKSKVTQITKFGAVVTLENGETGFIHISKIANQYVKNVEDFLKQGQEVTARVIGKTRDGKWELSLKEEKSQEEQKDAKKAEFEKKLAKFLKDSERKFAEYKKRAEKKGGRF, encoded by the coding sequence GTGGTAAAGGTTGGCGACGTCGTGAAGAGCAAGGTCACACAGATAACAAAATTCGGAGCAGTGGTCACACTCGAGAATGGAGAAACCGGGTTCATCCACATCTCTAAGATCGCGAATCAGTACGTGAAAAACGTCGAAGACTTTCTCAAACAGGGTCAGGAAGTCACGGCGAGGGTCATAGGCAAAACGCGCGACGGGAAATGGGAACTGTCACTGAAGGAAGAGAAGAGTCAGGAAGAGCAGAAGGATGCTAAGAAGGCCGAGTTTGAAAAGAAGCTGGCGAAGTTTCTGAAGGACAGCGAGCGGAAGTTCGCGGAGTACAAGAAGAGAGCGGAGAAAAAAGGTGGGAGGTTCTGA
- a CDS encoding L,D-transpeptidase family protein — protein MRKIVLLWLFLMSSLTSAAVHELFVRSFEKDLIGLSVRPIYTPEEKPKLYLFTQTGHRTAKDVKDDSVVFDVSRTDWIIVETFGRSVMGYPMRGSEPTMLKLSTYRQEPQIFLFTDPEKQRFYITLKVPEEWKPLGCEFQNLNFQKFSFNGFWYFYTSDRPKDGIHTLKLSFELPHGLLKETKLDVFVFHGLVNLLRGSTAPMRVEPIPPYTHTVKPGETLWSIANMYGLTVPDLELANGIADGGRILSGTVLKLARVRFDSSLTTIVINTSTGRLALYYNGALVKVFPVAVGRSDMTPPGTYWITKKEVDPALYWFGEYIPPRSPINGLGTRFFQLSNPTYGIHGTTKPWEIGKRISHGCIRMFNQDIETIDAFIDVGTKVVVVRNTEEFPTRWNF, from the coding sequence ATGCGAAAGATCGTGTTGCTCTGGCTATTCTTGATGAGCTCGCTCACCTCTGCGGCCGTGCATGAGTTGTTCGTCAGGTCCTTCGAAAAGGACTTGATAGGGCTCTCCGTCAGACCGATCTACACACCGGAAGAAAAACCAAAACTGTACCTTTTCACCCAGACCGGCCACAGAACGGCCAAGGATGTGAAGGACGATTCCGTCGTGTTCGATGTGTCCCGCACCGACTGGATCATCGTTGAAACTTTCGGACGAAGCGTCATGGGCTATCCTATGCGCGGTTCTGAGCCGACGATGTTGAAGCTTTCAACCTACAGGCAGGAACCACAGATCTTCCTCTTCACGGATCCTGAAAAACAGAGGTTTTACATCACTCTGAAAGTACCGGAGGAATGGAAACCGCTCGGTTGCGAATTTCAAAACCTCAATTTCCAGAAATTTTCTTTCAACGGTTTCTGGTACTTCTACACTTCCGACAGACCCAAAGATGGAATCCACACGCTCAAACTGTCCTTCGAGCTACCCCACGGTTTGTTGAAAGAAACGAAGCTCGACGTGTTCGTCTTTCACGGCTTAGTTAATTTGCTCAGGGGTTCCACAGCCCCCATGCGCGTCGAACCAATACCACCTTACACCCACACCGTCAAGCCCGGTGAGACGCTGTGGTCCATCGCCAACATGTACGGCTTGACCGTGCCGGATTTAGAACTCGCGAACGGCATAGCGGATGGGGGTCGCATCCTCTCCGGTACCGTTCTGAAATTGGCGAGGGTGCGTTTCGATTCCTCGCTCACCACCATAGTCATAAACACGTCAACTGGCAGGCTCGCTCTGTACTACAACGGGGCCTTGGTCAAAGTTTTCCCGGTGGCCGTTGGGCGCAGCGACATGACTCCACCAGGAACGTACTGGATCACGAAAAAGGAAGTCGATCCAGCCCTGTACTGGTTTGGAGAATACATTCCGCCGCGTTCTCCGATAAACGGCCTCGGTACGAGGTTCTTCCAGCTCTCTAACCCCACCTACGGTATACATGGAACAACAAAACCGTGGGAAATCGGAAAAAGGATCTCCCACGGTTGTATCCGCATGTTCAATCAGGATATCGAAACGATCGATGCCTTCATTGATGTCGGAACAAAAGTGGTTGTCGTCAGAAATACGGAAGAGTTCCCAACCAGATGGAACTTCTGA